A single genomic interval of uncultured Pseudodesulfovibrio sp. harbors:
- the hydE gene encoding [FeFe] hydrogenase H-cluster radical SAM maturase HydE: MSILSKEEVRAYLEGRNDTELFARADEAKEQQFGKEIFLRAIIEFSNHCNKRCQYCGLRSPNRDIARYRMTRETILNATAVAAANDIGTIVLQSGDDFHYSTEFIGELVKDIRSRHDIAITLSVGDRDISEYAHWRKCGADRCLVKLETTDPELYARFRLGESFSERLQRVEALKDMGYEVGSGIIIGLPDMTVETTLEDILYLSDLKLHMLAAGPFIPHPQTPLASEQAGSIALSHRVTALLRLLNPGANIPATSALSALHQPSQGEALQRGCNVLMPSMTPEEHRSDYTIYPGKNQAHSTASASLTAARQTVISLGLEPSSSKGFSRRKDS; encoded by the coding sequence ATGAGCATTCTTAGCAAGGAAGAAGTTCGTGCCTACCTCGAAGGCCGGAACGATACAGAACTGTTCGCCCGTGCCGATGAAGCCAAGGAACAGCAATTCGGCAAGGAAATCTTTCTCCGGGCCATCATCGAATTTTCCAATCACTGCAACAAACGATGCCAGTATTGCGGACTGCGTTCCCCGAACCGGGACATCGCGCGCTACCGGATGACGCGTGAAACGATCCTGAACGCAACAGCCGTTGCAGCGGCAAACGACATCGGCACCATTGTCCTTCAGTCCGGGGATGACTTTCATTATTCCACGGAGTTCATAGGCGAACTGGTCAAAGACATCCGCTCCCGGCACGACATTGCCATCACCCTGTCGGTGGGAGACCGCGACATCTCCGAATACGCCCACTGGCGGAAATGCGGCGCAGACCGCTGTCTGGTGAAACTCGAAACCACCGACCCGGAACTCTATGCTCGCTTTCGGCTCGGCGAAAGCTTTTCCGAACGCCTGCAACGCGTGGAAGCATTGAAGGACATGGGCTACGAAGTCGGCTCCGGCATTATCATCGGGCTGCCCGACATGACCGTGGAAACGACACTTGAGGACATCCTGTACCTTTCCGACCTCAAACTTCACATGCTCGCAGCCGGACCGTTCATCCCCCACCCGCAGACACCGCTGGCGTCCGAGCAGGCCGGAAGCATCGCCCTGTCCCACCGGGTGACCGCACTGCTCCGGCTGCTCAACCCCGGAGCCAACATTCCGGCGACATCCGCCCTGAGCGCACTGCACCAGCCCAGTCAGGGAGAAGCCCTGCAACGCGGCTGCAACGTTCTCATGCCTTCCATGACACCGGAAGAGCACCGCTCGGACTACACGATCTATCCCGGAAAGAATCAGGCGCACTCCACGGCATCCGCCTCTCTGACCGCAGCACGGCAAACCGTTATTTCCCTCGGCCTCGAGCCGTCATCATCCAAAGGATTCTCCAGGAGGAAAGACTCATGA
- a CDS encoding TM1266 family iron-only hydrogenase system putative regulator, which translates to MDKRLGIIGIFIQDRGKSAPEVNKIIGANSDIVVGRIGIPFREKGVNVIGLIIEASTDELGALTGKLGMLSDVRVKSLLA; encoded by the coding sequence ATGGACAAACGGCTTGGAATCATCGGAATTTTCATTCAGGATAGGGGCAAATCAGCCCCGGAAGTCAATAAAATCATCGGCGCCAACTCGGATATCGTGGTTGGACGCATCGGCATTCCCTTTCGCGAAAAGGGCGTCAACGTCATAGGCCTCATCATCGAAGCTTCCACTGACGAACTTGGCGCACTGACCGGCAAACTCGGCATGCTCAGCGACGTCCGGGTCAAATCTCTTCTGGCTTAG
- the hydF gene encoding [FeFe] hydrogenase H-cluster maturation GTPase HydF: MTTKAPRGVRLVITLAGRRNAGKSSLINAITGQDIAIVSDHPGTTTDPVAKHYELLPLGPVTFYDTAGLDDEGELGELRIKATRKVLWRSDVAVVVISEEGITDYEKKIIADIQELEIPFIIVFNKSDLKEPAAADIAYCAENNLRHLVTSAKTGLDVDAVKETIIDIAPPEMKREPVLAGDLINEGDWVVCVVPIDLAAPKGRLILPQVQVLREILDCDAIGITVKDREIDEALANLQRKPALVITDSQVVMSVAGDVPDDIPLTTFSTLFARYKGDLEKLVEGAKAIDSLEDGDTVLMGEACSHHSVADDIGRVKIPRWLTQYTGKDLNFEFYSGHDFPENLERFKLTIHCGACMINRTEMLRRIKECNRRGVPVTNYGVAISKLQGVLDRVLKPFKLD; this comes from the coding sequence ATGACCACCAAAGCTCCCCGCGGCGTACGTCTCGTCATCACTCTGGCCGGAAGGCGCAACGCAGGCAAGTCGTCGCTCATCAACGCAATCACGGGACAGGACATCGCCATTGTCTCCGACCACCCCGGCACCACGACCGACCCCGTTGCCAAGCACTATGAACTGCTGCCGCTCGGTCCGGTCACCTTCTACGACACGGCGGGACTGGACGACGAGGGAGAACTGGGTGAGCTGCGAATCAAGGCGACCCGCAAGGTGCTCTGGCGTTCGGACGTGGCCGTGGTCGTGATCTCCGAGGAAGGCATCACGGACTATGAAAAAAAGATCATCGCAGACATTCAGGAACTGGAAATCCCGTTTATCATCGTCTTCAACAAAAGCGACCTGAAGGAACCCGCTGCCGCAGACATCGCCTATTGCGCGGAAAACAACCTGCGCCATCTCGTGACCTCGGCCAAGACCGGACTGGATGTCGACGCCGTAAAAGAAACCATCATCGACATCGCGCCCCCGGAAATGAAACGCGAGCCGGTGCTGGCGGGCGACCTCATCAACGAGGGCGACTGGGTGGTCTGCGTGGTCCCCATCGATTTGGCAGCCCCCAAGGGCAGGCTAATCCTGCCGCAGGTTCAGGTACTGCGCGAAATTCTCGACTGCGACGCCATCGGCATTACAGTCAAGGATCGCGAAATAGACGAGGCACTTGCCAACCTGCAACGCAAACCGGCATTGGTCATCACCGACTCGCAGGTCGTCATGAGCGTGGCAGGAGACGTGCCCGACGATATTCCGCTGACCACCTTCTCCACACTTTTCGCCCGATACAAAGGCGATCTTGAAAAACTGGTGGAAGGGGCCAAGGCCATTGACAGTCTGGAAGACGGCGACACCGTTCTCATGGGCGAAGCCTGTTCACACCACTCGGTTGCCGACGACATCGGGCGGGTGAAGATTCCCCGCTGGCTGACCCAATACACAGGCAAGGACCTGAACTTCGAGTTCTACTCAGGACACGATTTCCCTGAAAATCTGGAACGGTTCAAGCTCACCATCCACTGTGGCGCCTGCATGATCAACAGAACGGAAATGCTGCGCCGCATCAAAGAATGCAACCGCCGGGGCGTGCCCGTCACCAACTACGGCGTCGCCATATCCAAACTTCAGGGAGTGCTGGACAGGGTGCTGAAACCTTTCAAGCTCGATTAG
- a CDS encoding iron hydrogenase small subunit: protein MKLNRRGFLKTCGVMAGYAVLGFNMTKEAVAAAMEFVALRQKSVYDADANPKIYKLRKSQDNPMVKKIYDHKDGFLHEGPCGHESHHLLHTHYVDRSKKLEALKAKGIELAL, encoded by the coding sequence ATGAAATTGAACAGACGTGGATTCTTGAAGACCTGTGGTGTCATGGCCGGATACGCCGTACTCGGTTTCAACATGACCAAGGAAGCCGTCGCCGCTGCCATGGAATTTGTGGCCCTGCGCCAGAAGTCTGTGTATGACGCCGACGCCAATCCCAAAATCTACAAACTCAGGAAGTCTCAGGACAACCCCATGGTCAAGAAAATCTATGACCACAAGGACGGTTTCCTGCACGAAGGCCCCTGTGGACACGAGTCCCACCACCTGCTGCACACCCACTATGTGGATCGCAGCAAGAAGCTGGAAGCGCTCAAGGCCAAGGGCATCGAACTGGCTCTGTAA
- a CDS encoding [FeFe] hydrogenase, group A, whose amino-acid sequence MQQIEGIMYQSNAPKGVDPDTLFFVQVDADKCEGCGECNSACPTGAIQPINEDDIHGVVDPAACVNCGQCLASCPAGAIYEGVSYVDELFEKLKDPETLVVSMPAPAVRYGLGECFGAPTGTYVGGKMHAALRKLGFDYIWDTEFAADVTIMEEGTELLNRVKAGGKGDHPLPQFTSCCPGWIKFAETFYPDLAPHLSTCKSPVAMLGALSKTYGAKENKVEPKKIYTVSIMPCIAKKYEGLRPEMNQSGFRDIDATINTRELAYMIKKAGIEFNGLPDEDPDPVLGESTGAATIFGTSGGVMEAALRLAYEELSGSKLSNPEIKVVRAHEGIKTADIEVPGFGTVKVAVASGLQNAAKLCEEVRAGKSPYHFIEIMTCPGGCVNGGGQPLDPEIQASMFRSTVAKINKRFRTRKPTA is encoded by the coding sequence ATGCAACAGATTGAAGGCATCATGTACCAAAGCAACGCACCCAAGGGCGTTGATCCGGACACTCTTTTCTTTGTCCAGGTCGACGCTGACAAGTGCGAAGGCTGCGGCGAATGCAATTCGGCTTGCCCTACCGGGGCAATCCAGCCCATCAACGAGGACGACATCCACGGCGTTGTCGACCCCGCCGCCTGTGTGAACTGCGGCCAGTGTCTGGCCAGCTGTCCCGCAGGTGCCATCTACGAAGGCGTGTCCTACGTGGATGAACTCTTTGAGAAACTCAAAGACCCCGAGACCCTCGTCGTCTCCATGCCCGCCCCCGCTGTCCGTTACGGACTGGGTGAGTGCTTCGGCGCCCCCACCGGCACCTATGTCGGCGGCAAGATGCACGCAGCCCTGCGTAAGCTCGGCTTCGACTACATCTGGGACACCGAGTTCGCTGCCGACGTCACCATCATGGAAGAAGGCACGGAACTCCTGAACCGCGTCAAGGCTGGCGGCAAGGGCGACCATCCGCTGCCGCAGTTCACTTCCTGCTGCCCCGGCTGGATCAAGTTTGCCGAGACCTTCTACCCTGATCTGGCTCCTCACCTCTCCACCTGCAAGTCTCCTGTCGCCATGCTCGGCGCACTGTCCAAGACTTACGGCGCAAAAGAGAACAAGGTTGAGCCCAAGAAGATCTACACTGTGTCCATCATGCCTTGCATCGCCAAGAAGTATGAAGGCCTGCGCCCCGAAATGAACCAGAGCGGTTTCCGCGACATCGATGCCACCATCAACACCCGTGAGTTGGCATACATGATCAAGAAAGCCGGGATCGAGTTCAACGGCCTGCCTGACGAAGATCCGGATCCGGTTCTGGGCGAATCCACCGGTGCTGCCACCATCTTCGGCACCAGCGGCGGCGTCATGGAAGCAGCACTGCGTCTGGCTTACGAGGAACTGTCCGGCTCCAAGCTGAGCAACCCCGAGATCAAGGTCGTCCGTGCCCATGAAGGCATCAAGACCGCAGACATCGAGGTTCCCGGCTTCGGCACCGTGAAAGTCGCAGTGGCCAGTGGTCTCCAGAACGCAGCCAAGCTGTGTGAAGAAGTCCGCGCAGGCAAGTCCCCGTACCACTTCATCGAGATCATGACCTGCCCCGGCGGTTGTGTGAACGGCGGCGGACAGCCTCTTGATCCCGAGATTCAGGCATCCATGTTCAGAAGCACGGTCGCCAAGATCAACAAGCGCTTCAGAACCCGCAAGCCCACCGCTTAA
- the hydG gene encoding [FeFe] hydrogenase H-cluster radical SAM maturase HydG, which translates to MKSNNTTQHNLTNFIDEQLINEEIARAENPDKSLVREILDKGLERNGLTPYETAVLLKNKDKELDEAIFETAMSIKKGIYGNRLVLFAPLYITNECGNQCEYCGFNAKNRELDRRTLTAEEIHKEVEVLENQGHKRLLLVYGEHPKHDAEWIAQTVRDVYSVTSEKSGEIRRVNINCAPLDVEGFRKIHEVGIGTYQCFQETYHQETYKKLHTGGRKTDFLWRLHAMHRAMEAGIDDVGMGVLFGLYEPTFDVLALLHHCRQLEKDCGVGPHTISFPRLEPALGAEIAFNPPYPTSGHEFKKIVAALRIAVPYTGLILTTRENAEFRRELIEVGVSQLSAGSRTYPGAYSDPEYDRPDVQQFCIGDNRSLDEIIHSIAGEHGYVPSWCTACYRMGRTGEHFMELAKTGFIQEFCLPNGLLTFKEYLEDYASEETRKAGNELIRKEVEAYDDPKRKKILMDRLARMEAGERDLYI; encoded by the coding sequence ATGAAATCGAACAACACGACACAACACAATCTGACGAACTTCATAGACGAACAACTGATCAACGAAGAAATCGCACGGGCAGAGAATCCCGACAAATCGCTGGTCAGGGAGATACTCGACAAGGGCCTTGAAAGAAACGGACTCACTCCCTATGAGACCGCAGTTCTGCTCAAAAACAAGGACAAGGAACTGGACGAAGCCATCTTCGAAACCGCCATGTCCATCAAGAAGGGCATCTACGGCAACCGCCTCGTTCTTTTCGCGCCCCTCTACATCACCAATGAATGCGGCAACCAGTGCGAATACTGCGGCTTCAACGCGAAAAACCGGGAGCTGGACCGCCGGACACTGACAGCCGAAGAAATCCACAAGGAAGTCGAGGTACTGGAAAATCAGGGGCACAAACGCCTCCTGCTGGTCTACGGCGAACACCCCAAGCATGATGCCGAATGGATCGCCCAGACCGTGCGCGACGTTTATTCCGTCACCTCGGAAAAGAGCGGTGAAATCCGCCGGGTCAACATCAACTGCGCTCCGCTGGACGTGGAAGGATTTCGCAAAATCCACGAAGTGGGTATCGGGACCTACCAGTGTTTTCAGGAAACCTATCATCAGGAGACCTACAAGAAGCTCCACACGGGCGGCCGCAAGACCGATTTCCTCTGGCGACTGCACGCCATGCACCGCGCCATGGAAGCAGGGATCGACGATGTCGGCATGGGCGTACTGTTCGGCCTGTATGAGCCGACCTTTGACGTGCTCGCGCTCCTGCACCACTGCCGTCAGTTGGAAAAGGACTGCGGTGTCGGTCCGCACACCATTTCCTTCCCCCGACTGGAACCGGCACTGGGTGCGGAAATCGCCTTCAATCCGCCCTATCCGACCTCGGGCCACGAATTCAAGAAGATCGTCGCGGCACTACGTATCGCCGTACCGTACACAGGCCTCATCCTGACCACACGCGAGAACGCCGAATTCCGGCGCGAACTCATCGAGGTGGGCGTGTCCCAGCTTTCCGCGGGTTCCCGCACCTACCCCGGTGCCTACAGCGACCCGGAATACGACCGTCCCGACGTGCAGCAGTTCTGTATCGGCGACAACCGCAGTCTGGACGAGATCATTCACTCCATCGCGGGCGAACACGGCTACGTCCCTTCATGGTGCACGGCCTGCTACCGCATGGGACGCACGGGCGAGCACTTCATGGAGCTGGCCAAGACCGGCTTCATTCAGGAATTCTGCCTCCCCAACGGTTTGCTCACCTTCAAGGAATATCTGGAAGACTACGCTTCCGAAGAGACCAGGAAAGCGGGCAATGAACTCATCCGCAAGGAAGTCGAAGCGTATGACGACCCCAAGCGCAAAAAGATTCTCATGGATCGACTGGCGCGCATGGAAGCGGGAGAACGCGACCTCTACATCTAG
- a CDS encoding aspartate ammonia-lyase: protein MDSHDETLRREHDALGELDIPAGAYYGIHTMRAVRNFPFSGYRLHAPFIKALALVKQACAATNAALGHLDRERSEAIIAACKEMENGQLSDHIVVDAFQGGAGTSTNMNVNEVLANRAEELLGGNPGEYARVHPIHHVNMHQSTNDVYPTALKVASLSLLVGLENQVADLQEALQAKENAFRDVVKVGRTELTDAVPMTLGMTFGAFADSIARDRWRIFKSRERIKKVNLGGTAIGTGLGAPRDYVLKVTETLRHLCGLPVSRAENLVDATQNMDSFVEVSGMLKAYAANLMKISSDLRLLASGPATGLGEISLPPLQAGSSIMAGKINPVMPEAVTQVALKVMGNDQTIALSAGMGQLELNHLMPLLTHTLLESLILLVNVTKGLAQDCVPGITANTERCLSHVEQSHALATVLVPVLGYGKVEALLSKAKASGRTIREEIILQGIASPEIIDALLSPKRLCKLGFTPDEFDEVKL, encoded by the coding sequence ATGGACAGCCACGACGAAACCTTACGCCGCGAGCATGACGCTTTAGGCGAATTGGACATCCCCGCAGGAGCCTACTACGGCATCCATACCATGCGGGCCGTCCGCAACTTCCCGTTTTCCGGATACCGGCTTCACGCACCGTTCATCAAGGCCCTTGCTCTGGTGAAACAGGCTTGCGCCGCGACCAATGCGGCTCTCGGGCATCTCGACCGGGAGCGAAGTGAGGCCATCATTGCGGCCTGCAAGGAAATGGAAAACGGCCAGTTGTCCGACCATATCGTCGTGGACGCATTCCAGGGCGGAGCAGGGACCTCGACGAACATGAACGTCAACGAGGTCCTCGCCAACCGCGCCGAGGAACTTTTGGGCGGAAACCCGGGCGAATACGCCCGGGTTCACCCCATCCATCATGTCAACATGCACCAGTCCACCAATGACGTGTACCCCACCGCCCTCAAGGTGGCGTCACTGTCCCTGCTGGTGGGATTGGAAAATCAGGTCGCAGACCTTCAGGAAGCGCTTCAGGCCAAGGAGAACGCGTTCCGTGACGTCGTCAAAGTAGGCCGCACGGAACTCACTGACGCCGTCCCCATGACGCTGGGCATGACCTTCGGTGCCTTTGCAGACAGCATCGCACGCGACAGATGGCGTATCTTCAAGAGCCGCGAGCGCATCAAAAAGGTCAACCTCGGCGGGACAGCCATCGGCACAGGTCTGGGGGCGCCTCGCGATTACGTCCTCAAGGTGACGGAGACACTACGCCACTTATGCGGCCTGCCGGTATCCCGCGCCGAAAATCTGGTGGATGCCACCCAGAACATGGACTCTTTCGTCGAAGTGTCGGGCATGCTCAAGGCATACGCGGCCAACCTGATGAAAATATCCTCGGACCTGCGGCTCCTCGCCAGCGGTCCGGCAACCGGCCTGGGTGAAATCTCCCTGCCCCCGCTTCAGGCGGGTTCCTCGATCATGGCGGGCAAGATCAATCCGGTCATGCCGGAAGCGGTGACACAGGTTGCGCTCAAGGTCATGGGCAACGACCAGACCATCGCACTCTCTGCGGGCATGGGCCAACTGGAACTCAACCACCTCATGCCGCTGCTCACCCACACCCTCCTTGAATCACTGATACTTCTCGTCAATGTGACAAAAGGGCTGGCACAGGACTGCGTCCCCGGCATCACAGCCAACACTGAACGCTGTCTTTCGCATGTGGAGCAGAGCCACGCCTTGGCAACGGTTCTGGTTCCCGTGCTGGGCTACGGCAAAGTCGAGGCCCTTTTGTCCAAGGCCAAGGCGTCCGGCAGAACCATCCGTGAAGAAATCATCCTTCAGGGCATTGCATCACCGGAAATCATCGACGCCCTGCTGTCACCGAAACGGCTGTGCAAGCTCGGGTTCACGCCCGACGAATTCGACGAGGTCAAGCTGTGA
- a CDS encoding FAD-dependent oxidoreductase, protein MARVIYGVWGGTVTDNRGKNLFEIEENPEFAEFDSFNQGNPITTFVGDRGFFVFSPDASLLDALWLYMDKAAEESCGKCTPCRMGTGLIRDRLAALRDGSGEFGDADAVLDEIEMLASHVHETSLCGLGQTCTRALLAALSHFRDQFVQDRHQFPVKHSMTYVTSPCIEACPAKINVPRYIDYIKDGKPSHSLGVILQKYPMAATCGRVCVRFCEMACQRSMVDEPVGIKTLKRYVADHEQGLHRELFSKDLIPERYSDDLKVAVVGAGPAGICCAYHLLLKGYPVDVFEAKGEAGGMASSGIPSYRLPKDVLKSETDIIERLGGRFFFNQKLGNDFDVDELFERGYKSVFLALGCVQGRLMQVEGEDVSLSGYEPGIEFLLRVHEHVERGKPMDISGDVVVVGGGNVAMDCARSALRMGADSVHLVYRRTEEDMPADHEEIEAAAKEGVVFHFLTNPTKILSEDGKVTGVELVAMRQTEPDDEGRRGVEPKSGSGYFLAATTVVPAIGQRVAEDCLTTDDGVSIDKWGCIDADSTTLATSRSGVFAGGDCKLGPSTLIHAMAHGLKAARSIDDYLQLGRVRFFPRSRMREIINKYKVMNEEWLETPVKHLYRVPIQEMDPETRKNLFNEVEQTITPEEAYHEAGRCLRCYRIYALVTEYPIPEGCA, encoded by the coding sequence ATGGCACGAGTCATTTACGGTGTATGGGGCGGAACGGTTACCGACAACCGAGGAAAGAACCTTTTTGAAATTGAAGAAAACCCTGAATTTGCTGAATTTGATTCATTCAATCAGGGTAACCCTATCACCACTTTTGTAGGTGATCGCGGGTTCTTCGTTTTTTCACCGGATGCGAGCCTACTAGATGCCCTATGGCTGTATATGGATAAAGCTGCCGAAGAATCCTGTGGCAAGTGCACACCTTGCCGCATGGGGACGGGGCTGATTCGCGACAGACTGGCTGCCCTGCGTGACGGAAGTGGCGAATTCGGTGATGCCGATGCCGTGCTTGACGAAATCGAGATGCTTGCCAGCCATGTCCATGAGACGTCTTTGTGCGGTCTCGGTCAGACATGTACCCGCGCCTTGCTGGCCGCCTTGAGCCATTTTCGCGATCAGTTCGTACAGGACAGGCACCAATTCCCGGTCAAGCATTCCATGACCTATGTGACATCCCCGTGCATTGAGGCGTGTCCTGCGAAAATCAATGTGCCGCGGTATATCGACTACATCAAGGACGGCAAGCCTTCCCATTCTCTGGGGGTCATTCTTCAGAAATATCCCATGGCCGCCACATGCGGCAGGGTCTGTGTCCGTTTTTGCGAGATGGCGTGTCAGCGTTCCATGGTGGACGAGCCTGTGGGTATCAAGACCCTCAAGCGGTATGTGGCTGACCATGAGCAGGGGCTTCACCGTGAACTTTTCTCCAAGGATCTGATTCCCGAACGGTATTCTGACGATCTCAAGGTCGCTGTCGTGGGAGCAGGGCCTGCCGGGATCTGCTGTGCTTATCACCTGCTGCTCAAGGGATATCCGGTCGATGTTTTCGAGGCCAAGGGAGAGGCTGGCGGCATGGCGTCCAGCGGAATCCCGAGCTACAGGCTGCCCAAGGACGTGCTCAAGTCCGAGACGGATATCATTGAGCGCCTTGGCGGTCGTTTCTTCTTCAATCAGAAGCTCGGAAACGATTTTGATGTGGATGAGCTTTTCGAGCGCGGCTACAAATCGGTCTTTCTGGCGCTGGGCTGTGTTCAGGGCCGTTTGATGCAAGTTGAAGGCGAAGATGTTTCCCTCAGCGGATATGAACCCGGCATCGAATTTCTTCTTCGCGTTCATGAGCATGTGGAAAGAGGCAAGCCCATGGATATCAGCGGTGATGTCGTTGTGGTCGGCGGAGGAAACGTGGCAATGGATTGCGCCCGCTCCGCCCTGCGTATGGGAGCGGATTCCGTGCATCTGGTGTATCGCCGGACCGAGGAAGACATGCCTGCGGATCACGAGGAGATCGAAGCCGCCGCAAAAGAGGGTGTTGTTTTTCATTTCCTGACCAATCCGACGAAAATTCTGTCCGAAGATGGAAAAGTGACGGGCGTGGAGCTTGTTGCAATGCGTCAGACCGAGCCGGACGATGAAGGGCGGCGCGGCGTGGAACCCAAATCCGGCTCCGGCTATTTCCTTGCTGCCACGACAGTGGTGCCGGCCATCGGTCAGCGGGTTGCCGAGGACTGCCTCACGACGGACGACGGCGTGTCCATTGACAAGTGGGGGTGTATCGACGCTGACAGCACCACCCTTGCCACTTCCCGTTCCGGGGTTTTCGCTGGCGGTGACTGTAAGCTCGGCCCCTCGACTTTGATCCATGCCATGGCGCATGGCCTCAAGGCGGCCCGGTCCATTGACGACTATTTGCAGTTGGGCAGAGTCCGCTTTTTCCCCAGAAGTCGTATGCGTGAGATCATCAATAAATACAAAGTCATGAACGAAGAATGGCTTGAGACTCCCGTGAAGCACCTTTATCGCGTTCCCATTCAGGAAATGGACCCGGAAACGCGCAAGAATCTGTTTAACGAAGTGGAGCAGACCATCACCCCCGAGGAAGCGTATCACGAAGCAGGACGGTGTCTGCGCTGCTATCGTATTTACGCCTTGGTCACTGAATACCCCATTCCCGAAGGTTGCGCCTAG
- a CDS encoding response regulator produces the protein MSINLDMKFLIVDDNQAVRQIVADILRSVKFHNFIFAEDGKIAKKKFYNETVDCIILDWDMPVMNGLEFLDAIKGSDGPGEHEDIPVLMLTAHCTKDDVIAAVQHGATNYVVKPFTPDTLIKKLEIILGEKIL, from the coding sequence ATGAGCATCAACCTCGACATGAAATTTCTTATCGTGGATGACAATCAGGCAGTCCGGCAGATCGTCGCCGACATTCTTCGGTCCGTCAAATTCCACAACTTCATCTTTGCCGAGGACGGCAAGATTGCGAAAAAGAAGTTCTACAACGAAACCGTTGACTGCATCATTCTCGACTGGGACATGCCTGTCATGAACGGGTTGGAATTTCTGGATGCCATCAAAGGTTCCGATGGTCCCGGTGAGCACGAAGATATCCCGGTGCTCATGCTGACCGCTCATTGCACCAAGGACGATGTTATCGCCGCCGTTCAGCATGGGGCCACCAACTATGTCGTAAAGCCTTTCACTCCCGACACGCTCATTAAAAAACTTGAAATCATTCTGGGAGAAAAAATCCTGTAG